The Silene latifolia isolate original U9 population chromosome Y, ASM4854445v1, whole genome shotgun sequence sequence TCTTGTTCTTAAGCATTGGTCTCCAATGTTCTCTTGTGAAATGGAGACTATCTCCAAAGTTCCAGTTTGGGTCTTATTTCCGGGTCTTGACCCATTTCTTTGGTCAGATGTTGTGCTTAGTAAGATTGCCAGTAAATTGGGTAGACCTTTGTTTGCAGATCCTGCCACTACTACTAAAGCTAAGCTCTCATTTGCCCGAGTTTTGATTGAAATTGATGTCTCTAAGCCTCTTTTTGATACTGTAACACTTAACATTCCTTACTTGGGGCGGAGTTGATCGAAGGTTGTCTATGAATGGTACCCTTACTTTTGTAAAGGGTGTGGTAAATTGGGTCATACCTTGGATTCTTGTAAATGGGAAAAAGCTAAGGCTCTGTTAGCTAAGGGTACTAAGGATACTCCAATAGTTGAGACTGTATCTAGTATTCCTTCCGGGTCCTGTCTCTTCGATCGGGGGTGTGTTAATAACCGTGGAGCTAGGTGGTACCTCGGATGTCCCACGACAGTCTCTCCCTCTAAGGAGAGGAATGTTGACTCGGGCTTACAAAGAAGGTCGAGATCCTCTCCCTCTAGAGGAAAGATGTCAAAAGGGGGTCTGTAAAGCACTCGGATGCTCTGGTAAAGTGGATGTCCCCAAAACGATCTCCTCTCCTCTTGTTGAAGAATTGACACTAACTTATCCCTTCCTCTCCCAATCAGTTTTCCCTTCTTGATGATCAGGACTCATTGGTTGAGGATAATTTGGTTGTTATGGATGTTGGACTAGGTGGTACCTCGGTGGCTAATCCAAAGCCGGGTAGGGGTGATTTAGAGAATGTAGGCTCATTGGCCGAGAGATCTCTAGACCTTCCTCCTCACCCTCGCTGGCATTAGTCTTTGTAAAGCACTCAAAGATGTCCAGAGTCTTCCCTAGTGGTTTCTCCAAAAGTGGTGGTTCCCCCGATAAACTTTAATGAAAGTGGTCTTGGAATGTTAGGGGCTTTAATAACCCCGAAGAATAGTGAAGTTAGGTCCTATATTCGTGAGACTAAGGTGGATGtgatagctttgttggaaaccaGGGTAAAGCAACATAAAGCCCAGAATATTCTCAAGAACTATTTTGGGAATTGGCACAAAGGTTTGCAACTATGATAAGCACTATAATGGGAGAATTTGGTTACTTTTTAATCCTTGTACAGTCTCTATTAGTGTTACTCAGATGGAGGCTCAAGTTATTAGTGGTTTGGTTCATCATTTTGAAACTAACACTGATATAAACCTTAGTGTTGTGTATGCTAGTAATGATGCTGTTCAGAGAGAAGCTTTATGGGACTCTCTTAGATCGGGGCCACTCCTAATCCCCGGATTGTGTTGGGTGATTTTAATGTTGTTAGATATCCCGAGGAGAAGCTTAGCCCTAATCCTCCCCTCCTTGAGATGTTAGACTTTAACTCTTGTGTGTCTGACTGTCACTTGGATGATATTAGTAGTTCTGGGTGTGATATGACTTGGACTAACAAGCATGACCCTGACTCTAGGGTTTGGTCTAAACTTGATAGGGTGCTTGTCAATCCTTCCTGGATTTCTTCTTTCCCTGGTTCTCATGCTGTCTTCCATGAGGCAGGGGTTTCTGATCACTCTCCCGTTTTGGTCTCTATTACTGAAGATAGGAAAATTTTAAAGAAATTTAGTTTTCTAAATAGTTGGGTGGAGCATCCCGATTTTTTGTCCACTGCTCGAAGGCTTGATCTCTCCCTCTCGCTGGCAGTCCCATGTATTGCTTGTTTGCTAAGCTTAAGTCTGTTAAGCATGCCCTTACCAAACTGCATAGTAAGGATTATAGCAATATCTCCTTCAGAGTTCAGGAAGCAAAAGTTCAGCTCCTTAGTTGTCAGCAGAAGCTCCAACTTGATCCTTTCTCTGCTGTTTTGATTCATGAGGAAAAGAAATGGATGCAGGAATTTACCAAGTTTAAGAAAGCTGAATTAAATATCCTTCAGCAAAGAGCCAAGCTTAAAAATATTCAACTTTCTGACAGTAGCTCTAAATATTTTTTTGATAAGATTTCTGAAAGGCAGCATCACCAAGTTCTTGGTGCCATTTGTGATCAGTATGGGGTTCTGCAGCAGGGTCAAGACAATGTGGGGACTGCATTCCAAAACTACTATCGAAATCTGTTAGGTGAGGCTAAATGTGTTGATAACTTCCATGCTCTTCCCATTCCTAATGGGCCTAAAATTTCTGAGGATGATTCTACTGGATTAACTCAGGTTGTTTCTCCTCATGAAATAAAAGCTGCTGTTTTTAGTATGGATTCTAATAGCAGTCCTGGTGTTGATGGATTTTCAGCTGGTTTCTTTAAGTCTGCTTGGAGTGTAGTTGGAGGAGATTTTTGTAAAGCTGTTCAAAGTTTTTTCAAGACTGGCAAAATGTCTAAACAGGCAAACTCTACTATTCTCTCTCTTATTTCTAAAAAAGATGTCCCTCGTACTGTTATGGATTTTAGACCTATTTCTTGTTGCACGCTTTTTATAAAGTCATTAGCAAAGTTCTAGCTAATAGGCTCCAAAAAGTGATTCCTTCTATTGTTGGAGAAGAACAGTCGCTTTTGTTAAAGGACGGAGTATTCATGAGAATATCCTTCTTTCTCAAGCTTTGGTGAAAGGGTATAATAAGAGAACTATTTCTCCTAGGTGTCTTATCAAAGTGGATATAAAGAAAGCCTTTGATTCTTTGCAATGGAGTTTTGTTGCTCATATGTTACAGGAGTTTGGGTTTCCCAGCGGTTCATTAGCTGGATCCTTGGTTGTATCACAGGGACCTGGTTCTCTTTGAAAATTAATGGAGGTCTTTTTGGCTTTTTTTCCCGGTAAGGGTGGCCTTAGGCAAGGGGATCCTCTTTCCCCTTACCTTTTTGTGTTGAGTATGGAGATCTTATCTAGATCTCTTAGAACTCTTTGTCTTCAACCTttggtatcttaccatcccaagTGTAGTCAGCTGGGTTTGACCCATCTtatttttgctgatgatttaatgGTGTTTGTTCGTGGGGATGTGCCATCTCGTGTTGGTGTTCGCAAGCCTTAGCTTCCTTTGCTTCTATTTCTGGGCTCCATGCTAATGTGGACAAAACTCAAATCTATTTTGGTGGAGTTGTTCGGGAAGTTAGAGATGCTATTTTGATTTCTACTTGGTTTTTCCAAGGAAGTTTTCCTTTTCGTTATCCTGGGGTTGCCCCTTGGCACCTCTAGGTACTGTGAGTATGTATGACTCTTTGCTTCTTAAGATTCGAGACCAAGTTGCGATTGGTCGACAAAGTCTCTAACTTATCTTTGGAAAGGCTCAACTTTTGGATGTCGTTATCTTTGGCATTGAGAATTATTGGTGTTCTAAGGTTCTTTTGCCCAAGCAAGTCTTACATCGATCAATCACTTCAAAGAGGAATTTTTCCGGGGCATTAAGGAAGGGGACAGAAAAATGCAGTTTAAAAGTTGGCATACTATTTGTGCTCCTTGGCATAAAGGTGGTTTTAATATCAAGAATGTGCAAATTTGGAATATAGCTTTATTGATCAACTGGATTTGGAAGTTCTCTAATAGTTCCAATAGTCTTTGGGTTAAATGGCACAAGAAATATGTTCAAAAATCGATACCATTTGGTCCCTCCCTTCTAAAGATCAGTTCTCTTCTAGCTTTAAAGGCATTTTGGCTGCAAGGAGTATTTTCCTCCTCAAAACTGGTTCTCCCCAAGCAGCTGAGGCCATGTTAAACTCTTGGGTTGCAGGTGGTAAGCTCATTATCCGCAAAATTTATGAGTTTTTGCTTGATGTTCCTCAAAGAAGAGGACTGGTTTTCTGTGTTCTTTCACCAAAGCATAGTCCCTAGTCATAGGGTGACTGCTCTCCTTGCTGCTCAAAGAAAGTTGGCAACAATTGATAATCTTCAGCAAAGAGGTTTTCAGCTTGCTAGTAGATGTAGTCTTTGTAAGCAAGACTTGGACACTCACCAAAGACTTGTTTTTCGGATGTCCATTTGCTAAAGCGATCTGGTCGATTTGATTCAGTGGCGGATTTAACTCTTCATAATTTAGACTTACTTGATCTCATGCATTGGAGTTATGGTTCCCAACATGGATGGGCAGCAGCTTGGTTTCGAACTACTTTAGCTGCTGCTACTTATGGCATTTGGATTGAGAGAAACATGCGTATCTTCTTGGATCATGAAAGCACAGTTCAAGCAGTGGTTAACAAGATTAAGTATACTGTTGCCGTCCGTTTGTATATGAGTCCTAGATTTTCTAATTTTGTTTCGCAACTTAGTGCTTAGTCTGTTTCTTGTTTTTGCTCACTTGTTAGAGCATGGCTATGCTTAAGTTTTGGCTTAGGCTATTCTCTAGTGTGATATCCTTGCAAAAATTACTTGTAATTTCTTTTCTTCattgaaatgaaatgataatcttttgcaaaaaaaaaaaaatgagatagaggtattaagatttatttatgcaaaatgaaataaagagcaaagttcgtgtatatatataatattcaaacttattcagtttaaaAACATAtatagtacccaaac is a genomic window containing:
- the LOC141632694 gene encoding uncharacterized protein LOC141632694 encodes the protein MATPCSKDSVDGSIVENGGFLEEDSFTQPRIPGTVNDLIASAIAVAGIASSTPLPPTDSSLVHNIVVSQSSDSSQQIDTTEVIIPLENSDTVVNNSVSPSVVNNTDKGPNDTDKGPNDTDKGPTESVTVNNVSAKPKNWASIVNNTKQQGMDLFLCEHIKDSDTVDLEESDFADELKLWENTLMGHIVGSKPSLAVVQRFVLKYWGKFAKPVVQYFRKGWFSFRFSNSEEMNAVLKNGPWKIGSNSLVLKHWSPMFSCEMETISKVPVWVLFPGLDPFLWSDVVLSKIASKLGRPLFADPATTTKAKLSFARVLIEIDVSKPLFDTFSLLDDQDSLVEDNLVVMDVGLGGTSVANPKPGALITPKNSEVRSYIRETKVDVIALLETRVKQHKAQNILKNYFGNWHKVSISVTQMEAQVISGLVHHFETNTDINLSVVYPEEKLSPNPPLLEMLDFNSCVSDCHLDDISSSGCDMTWTNKHDPDSRVWSKLDRVLVNPSWISSFPGSHAVFHEAGVSDHSPVLLKSVKHALTKLHSKDYSNISFRVQEAKVQLLSCQQKLQLDPFSAVLIHEEKKWMQEFTKFKKAELNILQQRAKLKNIQLSDSSSKYFFDKISERQHHQVLGAICDQYGVLQQGQDNVGTAFQNYYRNLLGEAKCVDNFHALPIPNGPKISEDDSTGLTQVVSPHEIKAAVFSMDSNSSPGVDGFSAGFFKSAWSVVGGDFCKAVQSFFKTGKMSKQANSTILSLISKKDVPRTVMDFRPISCCTLFIKSLAKF